A stretch of DNA from Candidatus Acidulodesulfobacterium acidiphilum:
CTTTTAAACCCGTATTTTTTAGTTTTTTTATTTCATCGAGTTTATCCTGCGGCAAAACGTTTGCAATAACGTTTTTTTTGTCTATTCCTGCTTGGGCTGCAGCGTTTACCGCCGAATTTAGATTATCGCCCGTCAGAAGATATACCGAGATGCCGATAGATTTTAATTTTGATATCGCCGGCTTTGCCGTTTCTTTAACCTTGTCCGATAAAGAAATAATTCCGGCAATAGCGGAGTCTACCGATATTCCGATGACGGTTTTGCCCTCTTTTGCAAATTTTTCTTCAAATTCGTTAAATTGGGACATATCGAAATTTACGGTTTCCGATTCTTTAAATATCTCTTTTTTGCCTATTAATATTTTTTTGCCCTCGTAGTTTAATTTTATGCCGAATCCGCCTATTTCTTCAAAGTTTTCGGGCGCGGAAATTTTTGGCGTCTTTATATCGTTATTGCCGTCGAAGCGAAGCAGTTGCGTATTTTCCATATTTTGGTTATTCTGCCGTTTACTGCCGTTTTCCGAAGCCGAATTATCGTTATCTTTAAAAGAGTTAAATTTATCTACTATTGCCGCGGCTATAGGGTGTGAAGAAAAACTTTCGGCATAAGCGGCAATTTTCAGTATTTCGCTTTCGGGTATACCGTTAATAGATACGATATCGACGACCTCCGGTTTTCCATATGTAATAGTTCCGGTTTTATCGAAAACTACGGCATTTATTCTTGCTATTTCCTCAAGGCTCGACGATTTTTTAATCAGTATGCCTTTTTCTAAACCTATAGAACTTCCTATCATAAGCGCCATAGGCGTTGCAAGTCCCATTGCGCAGGGACAAGCTATTACTAAAACGGCGATAGAAGCCGACAAGGCAAATAAAAAATTTGAATGGAATATAAATTTCCATACCGTAAACGTTATTAACGATATTATTACTACCGTGGGAACGAAATAATTGGTTACTTCGTCGGCTATACGCTGAATAGGAGCCTTATCCGCCTGAGCGTCTTCGACCAGCCTGACTATTTGGGACAGCACCGTATCTTTTCCGACCCTTAACGCCTTAATTTTTACCGCCTGCCCTTTGTTTATAGTAGCCCCGCTTACTTCGCCGCCTAAGCCTTTTTCGACGGGAACCGGTTCGCCCGTAAGCATAGATTCGTCTATTTGAGTTTGTCCGTAAATTATTACTCCGTCAACCGGTATTTTATCGCCTTTTTTTACCAACAGTATATCGCCGGGTTTAACGTCGGAAGTATCTATTTCTTTAACAGTTCCGTCGGCTTCGACAAGATTCGCTTTATTCGCCTGAAGCTTAAAAAGAGCTTTTAAGGACGAAGTCGCTCTCTGTTTCGATATTTTTTCAAGCAGTTTTCCTGTTCTTATGAAAAGAATAAGCAAAACGGAAGTATCGAAGTAAAGTTCGCCCTTGAATAAAAAAACGGAAGCTACGGAATAAAAATAAGCCGCAGAAATACCGAGCGAAACCAGTACGTCCATATTGGACGAAAAACTTTTTAAAGAATAATACGCTCCCTTATAAAACGTAAGTCCGGCAGTAAACTGAACTACCGTTGCCAATATAAATAAAGCAGGTATTCTGAATATGCCTAATATATTAATATACGTGAGTATGACGACCGGAATTGCGAATATAATCGTAAATATCAGCCAGTAAAGATCTTTTTCCCAGTCCGTTATTTTGCGGCGTTTTTTAAATTTTTTCGCGGAGTCCGCCGTTGCGTCTATTTTATTTTCGATATAGTTTTCATTTTTTTCGTCTTCGGTTTCGTCTATGGGGGTATATCCGCTTTCTACGACGGCTTTAAATATTTCGTCTTTGGAAGTTTTTGATGGGTCGAAAGACACCGAGCCGCTTTCTCCGACGAAGTTTACGATTATAGAGTTTACGCCCTTCAACTTTCCTACGTCTTTTTCGATTGCTTTTGCACAGTTGGTGCAGTGCATTCCTTCTATTTTGAATTTTATATTTTTTGAATTGCCCGCCGCATTTTCCGCATAAGAATTAATAAGACTATTATCGGAAACCGTCTTGTCCGAATCGATTAACTCTGCCCCGAAACCTGCAAATTCAATCATCTTAATTATTTCTTCGGGAGAGGGTTTATCTGGATTAGTTTCTACGTAAAGGGTTTCGTTTATGAAGTTAAGTTTTGCGTCTATTACGCCCTCTATTCTCTTAACGGTATCGGTAATGGTTGCGGCGCAGGCGGCGCAGTCCATTTTGCTTATTTTAAACTTGTAGGTTTTATGTGGCGAGTTTGCATATTCCATATATTTATAATATCACATATTTTTTAGATTGTTAAATTTATAAATCTAAGCGGCGGTTATATAGTAAATTTTTAATTTTTCATATAATCGAACAAATTTGTTT
This window harbors:
- a CDS encoding heavy metal translocating P-type ATPase, whose product is MEYANSPHKTYKFKISKMDCAACAATITDTVKRIEGVIDAKLNFINETLYVETNPDKPSPEEIIKMIEFAGFGAELIDSDKTVSDNSLINSYAENAAGNSKNIKFKIEGMHCTNCAKAIEKDVGKLKGVNSIIVNFVGESGSVSFDPSKTSKDEIFKAVVESGYTPIDETEDEKNENYIENKIDATADSAKKFKKRRKITDWEKDLYWLIFTIIFAIPVVILTYINILGIFRIPALFILATVVQFTAGLTFYKGAYYSLKSFSSNMDVLVSLGISAAYFYSVASVFLFKGELYFDTSVLLILFIRTGKLLEKISKQRATSSLKALFKLQANKANLVEADGTVKEIDTSDVKPGDILLVKKGDKIPVDGVIIYGQTQIDESMLTGEPVPVEKGLGGEVSGATINKGQAVKIKALRVGKDTVLSQIVRLVEDAQADKAPIQRIADEVTNYFVPTVVIISLITFTVWKFIFHSNFLFALSASIAVLVIACPCAMGLATPMALMIGSSIGLEKGILIKKSSSLEEIARINAVVFDKTGTITYGKPEVVDIVSINGIPESEILKIAAYAESFSSHPIAAAIVDKFNSFKDNDNSASENGSKRQNNQNMENTQLLRFDGNNDIKTPKISAPENFEEIGGFGIKLNYEGKKILIGKKEIFKESETVNFDMSQFNEFEEKFAKEGKTVIGISVDSAIAGIISLSDKVKETAKPAISKLKSIGISVYLLTGDNLNSAVNAAAQAGIDKKNVIANVLPQDKLDEIKKLKNTGLKVAMVGDGINDAPALAAADVGIAIGSGTDVARETGDVILVKNDINDVYKSVSLGRKTLFKVKQNLFWAFFFNGLGIPLAAGVFYGLTGFLIPPAFAGAAMAVSSITVSLNSILLRGYSKAMDAM